A genomic window from Acinetobacter chinensis includes:
- a CDS encoding xanthine phosphoribosyltransferase produces MHALEQKILAEGIVLSDQVLKVDSFLNHQIDPVMMQQVGQEFARLFKDAGITKIITIEASGIAPAVMAGLELGVPVIFARKYQSLTLKDDLYRSKVFSFTKQVESTIAISKKHITESDKVLVIDDFLANGQAALGLADLIHQADAEVVGIGIVIEKSFQPGRQLLLDKGYRVESLARVESLKDGTVTFVTE; encoded by the coding sequence GTGCACGCTCTGGAACAGAAAATCTTAGCTGAAGGTATCGTTCTATCTGATCAAGTTCTGAAAGTCGACTCTTTCTTAAACCATCAAATTGACCCTGTAATGATGCAACAGGTTGGTCAGGAATTTGCCCGTCTGTTTAAAGATGCCGGTATTACAAAAATTATCACCATTGAAGCTTCAGGTATTGCTCCTGCTGTTATGGCAGGTCTTGAACTGGGCGTTCCAGTCATCTTTGCCCGTAAATACCAGTCTCTGACGCTGAAAGATGACTTATATCGCTCTAAAGTATTTTCATTTACCAAACAGGTTGAAAGCACCATTGCGATTTCTAAAAAGCATATCACTGAAAGCGACAAGGTTCTTGTGATTGATGACTTCCTTGCAAACGGTCAGGCGGCACTGGGTCTGGCAGACCTGATTCATCAGGCAGATGCAGAAGTGGTCGGTATTGGTATTGTGATTGAAAAATCATTCCAGCCTGGTCGTCAGCTGTTGCTGGACAAAGGTTACCGTGTTGAATCACTGGCTCGTGTTGAGTCACTGAAAGATGGCACAGTCACTTTTGTAACTGAATAA
- a CDS encoding acetate/propionate family kinase — MSTSVLVINCGSSSIKYALVSERREDRIFGLAENLGSAEARIKGVTAGNQPLELSIPFADHEKALETILERLSHYNPQAIGHRVVHGGTLTKAELLTPEIIEKIRSATPLAPLHNPAHLVGIGATMRLFPELPQVAVFDTAFHQTMPAHAFRYAVPKFLYTEHNVRRYGFHGTSHAYVSERGSELAGSFKQGGWLTAHLGNGSSTCAIWNGQSVDTSMGLTPLEGVVMGTRSGDVDPSMHSFLASNLGWDIYKIDKMLNSQSGLLGLSDLSNDMRTLIEASEQGNEDAALAIEVFCYRLAKSLAALSCGLPRIDGLFFTGGIGENSSYIREKTLAYLPHFGFNLCKDKNSTLNRGSEGRIDAGTGPQIWVIPTDEEGRIAKETESVVAHEVNQTTAKKSETDTATA, encoded by the coding sequence GTGTCTACATCAGTATTGGTAATTAACTGCGGTTCATCCTCCATCAAATATGCACTTGTGTCTGAACGTCGTGAAGACCGCATTTTCGGTCTTGCTGAAAACTTAGGTTCAGCAGAAGCCCGTATTAAAGGCGTTACCGCTGGAAACCAGCCGCTTGAACTGTCAATTCCTTTTGCAGACCATGAAAAGGCACTTGAAACAATTCTTGAACGCCTGTCTCATTATAATCCTCAGGCAATTGGTCACCGTGTTGTTCACGGCGGCACATTAACAAAAGCAGAATTACTGACGCCTGAAATTATTGAAAAAATTCGTTCAGCAACACCACTTGCACCATTACATAACCCAGCTCACCTTGTGGGTATCGGTGCAACTATGCGTCTGTTCCCTGAACTTCCTCAGGTCGCTGTTTTTGATACAGCATTCCACCAGACCATGCCTGCTCACGCTTTCCGTTACGCAGTGCCAAAATTCCTTTATACAGAACATAACGTGCGTCGTTATGGCTTCCACGGTACAAGCCATGCTTATGTTTCAGAGCGTGGTTCTGAACTGGCAGGCAGCTTTAAACAGGGTGGATGGCTAACAGCTCACCTTGGAAACGGCAGCTCGACCTGTGCCATCTGGAATGGTCAGAGCGTCGATACTTCTATGGGCTTAACACCACTTGAAGGTGTTGTTATGGGTACCCGTAGTGGTGATGTAGATCCAAGTATGCACAGCTTCCTTGCCAGCAACCTGGGTTGGGACATCTATAAAATTGATAAAATGCTGAACAGCCAGTCTGGTCTTCTGGGTCTTTCTGATCTGTCCAATGACATGCGTACACTGATTGAAGCATCTGAGCAAGGCAATGAAGATGCCGCGCTTGCAATTGAAGTGTTCTGCTACCGTCTGGCAAAATCACTGGCTGCTCTCAGCTGTGGCTTACCTCGTATTGATGGTCTGTTCTTCACAGGTGGTATTGGTGAGAACTCATCCTACATCCGTGAAAAAACACTGGCTTACCTGCCTCACTTCGGTTTCAACCTGTGTAAAGATAAGAACAGCACTCTGAACCGTGGTTCAGAAGGTCGTATTGATGCAGGTACAGGACCACAGATCTGGGTTATTCCAACAGATGAAGAAGGCCGTATTGCTAAAGAAACTGAAAGTGTTGTAGCTCATGAGGTTAATCAGACAACTGCAAAAAAGTCTGAAACTGATACCGCGACTGCTTAA
- a CDS encoding DUF2059 domain-containing protein: protein MTSLLKLKSILITAGILTFSTAGFAQTVQDTTLEKLLKLSNTSQLIIQSSHDMKPLFDAQAQDLLKANLGLQTLNKEQQRAAEKISQLLQNTNQEIVSDPKFLNLIKSGYRSTFTEEEAQAYIQFLSTPMGQSINNKSSRLMNDIVKGTVSLTGEIMNDPARQEKFREQMMAIIHPLILK from the coding sequence ATGACATCACTATTAAAGCTCAAGTCCATTCTTATAACAGCCGGCATACTGACCTTCAGCACGGCTGGTTTTGCTCAGACTGTACAGGACACAACGCTTGAAAAACTACTTAAGCTCAGCAACACATCGCAGCTGATCATTCAGTCCAGTCATGACATGAAACCGCTGTTTGATGCTCAGGCACAGGATCTTTTAAAAGCCAATCTCGGATTACAGACGCTGAATAAAGAACAGCAACGTGCAGCTGAAAAAATCAGTCAGCTGCTGCAGAACACCAACCAGGAAATAGTCTCTGATCCGAAGTTTCTGAATCTGATTAAATCAGGTTATCGCAGTACATTTACAGAAGAAGAAGCACAGGCTTATATTCAGTTTCTCAGTACACCAATGGGACAATCCATTAACAACAAAAGTTCCAGACTGATGAATGATATTGTAAAAGGTACGGTCAGCCTGACGGGTGAAATCATGAATGATCCTGCCCGCCAGGAGAAATTCCGAGAGCAGATGATGGCGATCATCCACCCACTCATTCTGAAATAA
- a CDS encoding DUF3108 domain-containing protein, with amino-acid sequence MAQHVLKTMAMATGVSATLLLAGFSSQTFAMSPFQASYQFNYNGKNLGSATRTLSKSGNGWNYVFAAKAGGIASATETSRFTLNGDQISSTSFSRTSKILVHNNTMSMNFNPSAKTITTKKDNEPRTFAWKSGVLDELNAELQLREDLKNGGLKSSYSIADAKEVESRRFVKQGAEKVKTSYGTFDTVKVVMKHDKPGRETIFWLAPKLDYLPVKVSHVDKKTSYGLLLTGYNGPSN; translated from the coding sequence ATGGCTCAACATGTATTGAAAACGATGGCGATGGCAACAGGTGTCTCAGCTACACTGCTCCTAGCTGGTTTCTCAAGCCAGACTTTTGCCATGAGCCCATTTCAGGCAAGCTATCAGTTTAATTACAACGGTAAAAACTTAGGTTCTGCCACCCGTACACTGAGTAAATCAGGCAATGGCTGGAATTATGTCTTTGCTGCAAAAGCAGGTGGAATTGCCTCTGCAACTGAAACCAGCCGTTTCACGCTCAATGGTGACCAGATTTCATCAACAAGTTTCAGCCGGACCAGTAAAATTCTTGTTCACAACAACACGATGAGCATGAATTTCAATCCATCCGCAAAAACCATCACCACCAAAAAAGACAATGAACCCCGTACTTTTGCATGGAAATCCGGTGTACTGGATGAGTTGAATGCTGAACTTCAGTTACGTGAAGATCTTAAAAATGGTGGTTTGAAGTCCAGTTATTCGATTGCAGATGCCAAAGAAGTTGAATCACGCAGGTTTGTCAAACAGGGTGCTGAAAAAGTCAAAACCTCTTATGGCACATTCGACACAGTCAAAGTAGTTATGAAACATGATAAACCGGGTCGTGAAACTATTTTCTGGCTGGCACCAAAACTGGATTATCTTCCGGTCAAAGTCAGTCATGTCGACAAGAAAACCTCTTATGGTTTACTACTGACCGGTTATAATGGACCATCAAATTAA
- the pta gene encoding phosphate acetyltransferase, whose translation MKTILLVPTGEGVGLTSACLGLIYALECQGVKAGFLKPFSQELTLGADRTSALFRHLTQSETVEPIPYATVTQQLNHDESDELLEEAVRLHRQIAKKHDLIIVEGLLPNNRDSFASELNTALAQALDAKVIIVSNADIRNPLCSAEKVESQLRHFGGSTGTRVSGVLFMRTKGLPEDSAQIPVTIDPALRLISDTNKFVSAIQQTHAHIGTDKLPVIGLVPFSNTLSVPRMSDLASHIQAEWINTGEAAQRRVLHSSLIASNIEHELHKFVAGELIISASDRIDVLLASSLASSNGIPLAGLVLTEHHAPNAQVIEFCQTAIKQGLPILHTPLSTFETAQSLASLSNEIPVDDTERAEQVTRFVSSHINEDWLTRLLNGSYQTRLSPSAFRHELVQKSIAARKRIVLPEGDEPRTVQAAAICQSRGIAQCILLAKPEAVIEVAKARGIELPHDLEVIDPDLIRENYVGKMVELRKGKINELQAREQLQDTVVLGTMMLALNQVDGLVSGAVHTTANTVRPAFQLIKTAPDYSLVSSVFFMLLPDEVYVYGDCAINPDPDAEQLAEIAIQSADSAKAFGIDPRIAMISYSTGTSGAGAEVEKVAEATRIAKERRPDLLIDGPLQYDAASVESVGKSKAPDSKVAGRANVFIFPDLNTGNTTYKAVQRSANVVSVGPMLQGLNKPVNDLSRGALVDDIVFTIALTAIQSEQQAG comes from the coding sequence ATGAAAACAATTCTTTTAGTGCCAACAGGCGAAGGGGTAGGCTTAACTTCTGCATGCCTGGGTTTAATTTATGCCCTTGAATGTCAGGGTGTTAAAGCAGGTTTCCTGAAACCATTTTCTCAGGAACTCACACTGGGGGCTGACCGTACTTCTGCACTGTTCCGTCACCTGACCCAGAGTGAAACTGTTGAACCAATTCCTTATGCGACTGTAACTCAGCAGCTGAACCATGATGAAAGTGATGAACTGCTTGAAGAAGCTGTTCGCCTGCACCGTCAGATTGCAAAAAAACATGACCTGATCATTGTTGAAGGTCTGCTGCCAAACAACCGCGACTCTTTTGCATCTGAACTCAATACAGCACTGGCTCAGGCACTCGATGCCAAAGTCATTATTGTCAGCAATGCAGACATCAGAAATCCACTGTGTTCAGCTGAAAAAGTTGAAAGCCAGCTGCGTCACTTTGGTGGTTCAACAGGTACACGTGTTTCAGGTGTTCTGTTTATGCGTACCAAAGGTCTGCCAGAAGATTCTGCACAGATTCCGGTTACAATTGACCCTGCTCTGCGCCTGATCAGCGATACCAACAAATTTGTCAGCGCAATTCAGCAGACACATGCACATATCGGAACAGATAAACTGCCTGTGATTGGTCTGGTACCATTCAGCAACACGCTCAGCGTGCCACGTATGTCTGACCTTGCAAGCCACATTCAGGCTGAATGGATCAACACTGGTGAAGCAGCTCAGCGTCGTGTTCTACACAGCAGTCTGATTGCATCCAATATTGAACATGAACTGCATAAATTTGTTGCAGGTGAACTGATTATCAGTGCATCTGACCGCATTGACGTACTACTCGCAAGCAGTCTTGCAAGCAGCAATGGTATTCCTCTTGCAGGTCTGGTTCTGACTGAACACCATGCCCCAAATGCACAGGTGATTGAATTCTGTCAGACAGCAATTAAACAGGGTCTGCCTATTCTGCATACTCCGCTGAGCACATTTGAAACAGCACAGAGCCTTGCCAGTCTGAGCAATGAAATTCCTGTAGATGACACTGAACGTGCTGAACAGGTGACCCGTTTTGTTTCCAGTCATATCAATGAAGACTGGCTGACCAGACTACTGAACGGTTCATATCAGACCCGTCTTTCTCCTTCTGCATTCCGTCATGAGCTGGTACAGAAATCCATTGCTGCAAGAAAACGCATTGTACTGCCTGAAGGCGATGAGCCTCGTACAGTCCAGGCTGCTGCAATCTGTCAGTCACGCGGTATTGCACAATGTATTCTTCTGGCTAAACCAGAAGCTGTAATTGAAGTTGCAAAAGCTCGTGGTATTGAACTTCCACATGATCTTGAAGTGATTGATCCAGACCTGATCCGTGAAAACTATGTCGGAAAAATGGTTGAGCTGCGTAAAGGCAAAATCAATGAACTTCAGGCACGTGAACAGCTTCAGGATACCGTTGTACTGGGTACAATGATGCTTGCTCTGAATCAGGTCGATGGTCTGGTTTCTGGTGCAGTACATACCACTGCAAATACAGTCCGCCCTGCTTTCCAGCTGATTAAGACAGCTCCGGATTATTCACTGGTTTCGTCTGTGTTCTTTATGCTGCTGCCTGATGAAGTGTATGTGTATGGTGACTGTGCAATCAACCCAGATCCAGATGCAGAACAGCTGGCTGAGATTGCAATTCAGTCTGCTGACTCCGCAAAAGCTTTTGGTATCGACCCACGCATTGCCATGATTTCCTACTCAACAGGAACATCAGGTGCAGGTGCTGAAGTTGAAAAAGTTGCTGAAGCGACCCGTATTGCAAAAGAACGCCGTCCTGATTTACTGATTGATGGTCCACTTCAGTACGATGCTGCATCGGTTGAAAGCGTTGGTAAGTCTAAAGCACCTGATTCTAAAGTTGCTGGTCGTGCCAATGTCTTTATTTTCCCTGATCTGAATACAGGTAACACAACCTATAAAGCGGTTCAGCGCTCTGCCAATGTGGTCAGCGTTGGACCAATGCTGCAAGGTTTGAACAAACCTGTAAATGATCTGTCCCGTGGTGCTCTGGTGGATGACATTGTCTTCACGATCGCTTTAACCGCGATTCAGTCTGAACAGCAGGCTGGATAA
- a CDS encoding fumarate hydratase: MTTIIKQDDLITSVKDALQFISYYHPQDFIQAMSRAYDREENKAAKDAIAQILINSRMCAEGHRPICQDTGIVNVFVDVGLDVKFDLTMSLDDAINEGVRQGYLENSNVLRASVLADPAFGRKNTKDNTPAVIHYKLVPGNKVDITVAAKGGGSENKSKLAMLNPSDSIVDWVLKTVPTMGAGWCPPGMLGIGIGGTAEKAMMLAKESLMEEINMDELLRRGPENKIEELRMEIFEKVNALGIGAQGLGGLTTVLDIKIKDYPCHAAGKPVGMIPNCAATRHAHFQLDGSGIAHIQAPKLSDYPEVTWDSSSSKRVDLDNITQEEMNSWQPGDTLLLNGTIYTGRDAAHKRMCEMLDNGEELPVDLKGKFIYYVGPVDPVGDEVVGPAGPTTATRMDKFTRQVLEATGLFGMIGKADRGPTAIEAIKDNKATYLMAVGGAAYLVSKAVRQAEVVAFADLGMEAIYKFVVEDMPVSVAVDVNGTSVHATAPKIWQAKIGKIPVVDAAAK; the protein is encoded by the coding sequence ATGACAACTATTATCAAGCAAGACGACTTGATCACATCGGTCAAGGACGCGCTTCAGTTCATTTCGTATTACCATCCACAGGATTTCATCCAGGCAATGAGCCGTGCGTATGACCGCGAAGAGAACAAAGCTGCCAAAGATGCAATTGCACAGATCTTAATTAACTCACGCATGTGTGCAGAAGGTCATCGTCCAATCTGTCAGGATACTGGTATTGTTAACGTATTTGTTGATGTGGGCTTAGATGTTAAATTTGATTTAACCATGAGCCTGGATGATGCAATCAACGAAGGCGTACGCCAGGGTTACCTGGAAAACTCAAACGTACTTCGTGCATCTGTACTTGCAGATCCTGCTTTTGGTCGTAAAAATACCAAAGACAACACTCCTGCTGTGATTCACTACAAACTCGTTCCGGGTAATAAAGTAGACATCACTGTGGCTGCCAAAGGTGGCGGTTCAGAAAATAAATCCAAACTTGCGATGCTGAATCCATCTGATTCAATCGTGGACTGGGTACTGAAAACTGTCCCAACGATGGGTGCAGGCTGGTGTCCTCCTGGTATGCTCGGTATCGGGATTGGTGGTACAGCTGAAAAAGCCATGATGCTTGCAAAAGAATCACTCATGGAAGAAATCAACATGGACGAGTTACTTCGTCGTGGACCAGAAAACAAAATCGAAGAACTCCGTATGGAAATCTTCGAGAAAGTAAATGCGCTGGGTATCGGTGCACAGGGTCTTGGCGGTCTGACTACCGTGCTTGATATCAAAATCAAAGACTACCCTTGCCACGCTGCGGGCAAACCAGTCGGTATGATTCCAAACTGTGCTGCAACCCGTCATGCACATTTCCAGCTGGATGGTTCAGGTATTGCGCATATTCAGGCGCCTAAACTTTCTGATTACCCTGAAGTGACCTGGGATTCTTCATCTTCTAAACGTGTTGACTTAGACAACATCACACAGGAAGAAATGAACTCATGGCAACCAGGTGACACATTACTGCTAAACGGTACGATCTACACAGGTCGTGATGCTGCGCATAAACGTATGTGTGAAATGCTCGACAATGGTGAAGAACTTCCTGTTGATCTTAAAGGTAAATTCATTTACTACGTGGGTCCTGTTGATCCAGTTGGCGATGAAGTGGTTGGTCCTGCTGGTCCGACAACTGCAACACGTATGGATAAATTCACCCGTCAGGTGCTTGAAGCAACAGGTCTGTTCGGTATGATCGGTAAAGCGGATCGTGGTCCAACTGCTATCGAAGCAATCAAAGACAACAAAGCAACTTACCTGATGGCTGTCGGTGGTGCTGCTTACCTCGTGTCTAAAGCAGTTCGTCAGGCTGAAGTTGTCGCATTTGCTGACTTAGGTATGGAAGCAATCTACAAATTTGTTGTTGAAGATATGCCTGTATCTGTTGCTGTCGATGTCAACGGTACATCTGTGCATGCAACTGCACCAAAAATCTGGCAAGCAAAAATCGGGAAAATTCCAGTGGTTGATGCCGCTGCGAAATAA
- a CDS encoding class I SAM-dependent DNA methyltransferase, protein MMDQTCPAENIISLYKKHARAWTALRGGLLYEKAWLDHFLAFIPEHSQIIDFGCGSGKPIAAYLIAQGHAVTGVDSSDTMIEMARLNFPDQRWIVHDMRSFKADQTFQGILAWDSFFHLSPDDQRAMFQQFRDCAQQGTALMFSSGPSAGEAIGELFGDALYHASLSQEEYRQLLAEHGFEVLKMVTEDPECAGHTVWLAKKK, encoded by the coding sequence ATGATGGATCAGACCTGTCCTGCTGAAAATATTATCAGCCTCTATAAAAAACATGCCCGTGCCTGGACAGCACTTCGTGGAGGCTTGTTGTATGAAAAAGCCTGGCTGGATCATTTTCTGGCATTTATTCCTGAGCATTCACAGATTATTGATTTTGGCTGCGGTTCTGGAAAACCCATTGCAGCGTACCTGATTGCTCAGGGGCATGCGGTGACAGGTGTAGACAGCTCAGATACCATGATTGAAATGGCTCGGCTGAATTTTCCAGATCAGCGATGGATTGTGCATGATATGCGCAGTTTTAAAGCAGATCAGACATTTCAGGGCATATTGGCGTGGGACAGTTTCTTTCATTTGTCACCGGATGATCAGCGTGCGATGTTTCAGCAGTTTAGAGACTGTGCTCAGCAGGGCACGGCATTGATGTTCAGCAGTGGACCTTCAGCAGGTGAAGCAATTGGTGAGCTGTTTGGTGATGCGCTTTATCATGCCAGTCTCTCTCAGGAGGAATACCGGCAGTTGCTTGCAGAGCATGGTTTTGAGGTGTTGAAAATGGTGACCGAAGATCCTGAATGTGCGGGTCATACGGTATGGTTGGCAAAGAAAAAATAA
- a CDS encoding alpha/beta fold hydrolase codes for MNSIIQMDTDVHEASTHFGFFDVYDKHSFKQPARTTWIDGWKVEYMAIGLPETMHNTPIVIIGGAFQNFNSYKYCVEQLFDAGPVVLIDLPSMGANQQISNVDTGLSAGTLELEDLAGMLGHWMDIVGLEKIRVMGMSLGSVVASCLAHQRPELIDRMILMGVMQKTRKSWRMLLEESLHLMKEQRMEEFGQAVILYLVNHAKLDVTRMSPTAKRLFFKQMAEFTATEQERYDINCNRLLRLAGVPIPQCRTLVACGQYDSFTLPHENANFALQCPDMEFAMIANADHVPQLQRRKETMNLFATYLKGESIQQVEGIIPMTRAQLLTMERRGEARVRVQQPETVLTHRHLPVTLPVQVVDLNYFGVLLDLGDDLIAQVEQYPRDLALHLHDEEGAFSIECLIFETEQGKARALFKHGSFDVADRLLRFVQRQKEALQLKNA; via the coding sequence ATGAATTCCATTATCCAGATGGACACGGACGTACATGAAGCCAGTACACACTTTGGTTTCTTTGATGTTTATGATAAACACAGCTTCAAACAGCCGGCACGGACAACGTGGATTGATGGCTGGAAAGTTGAATATATGGCAATTGGTCTTCCTGAGACTATGCACAACACGCCCATTGTGATTATCGGTGGTGCATTTCAGAATTTTAACTCCTACAAATACTGTGTGGAACAGTTGTTTGATGCAGGTCCCGTGGTGCTGATTGATCTGCCATCCATGGGTGCCAATCAGCAGATCTCCAATGTGGACACCGGACTTTCAGCAGGAACACTCGAACTGGAAGACCTGGCAGGTATGCTGGGTCACTGGATGGATATTGTCGGGCTGGAAAAAATCCGGGTTATGGGCATGTCATTAGGTTCAGTTGTTGCATCCTGTCTTGCGCATCAGCGTCCAGAACTGATTGACCGTATGATTCTGATGGGTGTTATGCAGAAGACCCGTAAAAGCTGGCGCATGCTGCTTGAAGAATCCCTGCATCTTATGAAAGAACAGCGCATGGAGGAGTTTGGTCAGGCGGTTATTCTTTACCTGGTCAATCATGCAAAACTTGATGTGACCCGTATGTCACCGACTGCGAAACGTCTGTTCTTTAAGCAAATGGCAGAATTTACGGCAACAGAGCAGGAACGTTATGACATTAACTGTAACCGTTTACTGCGCCTTGCAGGTGTTCCGATTCCACAGTGCCGTACTCTTGTTGCCTGTGGTCAGTATGACAGTTTTACTTTGCCGCATGAAAATGCAAACTTTGCGCTTCAGTGCCCGGATATGGAATTTGCCATGATTGCCAATGCAGATCATGTGCCTCAGCTGCAACGTCGTAAGGAAACCATGAATCTGTTTGCCACTTACTTAAAAGGTGAATCCATTCAGCAGGTTGAAGGCATTATTCCAATGACCCGTGCGCAGCTTCTGACGATGGAGCGCAGAGGTGAAGCACGTGTGCGGGTACAGCAGCCAGAAACTGTCCTGACACATCGTCATTTACCTGTGACACTTCCTGTTCAGGTGGTTGATCTGAATTATTTTGGTGTGTTGCTGGATCTGGGCGACGACCTGATTGCTCAGGTAGAGCAGTATCCAAGAGATCTTGCTTTGCATCTGCATGATGAAGAAGGTGCTTTCAGCATCGAATGTCTTATTTTTGAGACTGAGCAGGGTAAAGCGAGAGCTTTATTCAAGCACGGCAGTTTTGATGTGGCAGATCGCTTGTTACGCTTTGTTCAGCGTCAGAAAGAAGCATTACAGCTGAAAAATGCGTAA
- a CDS encoding DUF2147 domain-containing protein, which produces MNFKSLSTAFTLALFSTSAFSYTFDPLIGTWKIIDNRTDSYISDIVIRKNSRTQQYSAVITQLHGASKNLKNCQKCTGSLKNQSVIGMEALQGLTSDTGKTRFSNGLWTNPENGYQYKISGQLNNAKTQLQMTGSTPQNQTTSMLWIKLQDIH; this is translated from the coding sequence ATGAATTTTAAATCTTTATCTACGGCTTTCACACTCGCATTGTTCAGTACGTCTGCTTTTTCCTATACTTTTGATCCCCTCATTGGAACCTGGAAAATCATTGATAACCGCACAGACTCTTATATTTCAGACATTGTGATTCGTAAAAACTCCAGAACACAACAGTACAGCGCGGTAATTACTCAGCTGCATGGAGCTTCAAAAAACTTAAAAAACTGTCAGAAATGTACTGGGAGCCTTAAAAACCAATCTGTTATCGGTATGGAAGCATTACAGGGTCTTACTTCAGATACAGGTAAAACCCGTTTCAGTAATGGTCTCTGGACAAACCCTGAAAATGGTTACCAGTATAAAATCAGTGGTCAGTTAAACAACGCAAAGACACAACTGCAAATGACAGGCAGCACTCCACAGAACCAGACAACTTCCATGCTCTGGATCAAGCTGCAGGACATTCACTAA
- a CDS encoding glutamate-5-semialdehyde dehydrogenase produces the protein MQDSIEQYMQTVGQQARQASSILAGASTQTKNNALSAVYTALENSESSILAANQTDMTKGRNNQLDSALLDRLELTPTRFKDMLQGLKDVIALVDPIGEITDLAYRPTGIQIGKMRVPLGVVGMIYESRPNVTLEAASLALKSGNAIILRGGSEAMESNRAIAEAVQHGLKVAGLPESCVQVINTTDRAAVGQLITLSEFVDVIVPRGGKGLIERITNEATIPVIKHLDGNCHVYVEAQADLHKALPIALNAKTHRYGVCNAMETLLVDEKIAEDFLPRVAELYAEKQVELRGDAATRQILGSTVKTATEEDWYEEYLGPVLAVKVVSGIEEAIQHINKYGSHHTDAIITENFSLARQFLTRVDSSSVMVNASTRFADGFEYGLGAEIGISTDKIHARGPVGLEGLTSQKWIVLGDGQIRH, from the coding sequence ATGCAAGATTCTATTGAACAATACATGCAAACGGTAGGACAACAGGCACGTCAGGCATCGAGTATCCTGGCTGGCGCTTCTACCCAGACAAAGAACAATGCTCTTTCTGCTGTTTATACAGCGTTGGAGAACAGTGAATCCAGTATCCTGGCCGCTAACCAGACTGATATGACCAAAGGTCGTAACAATCAGCTGGACAGTGCCTTACTGGACCGTCTGGAACTGACGCCCACACGCTTTAAAGACATGCTGCAAGGTCTCAAGGATGTGATTGCGCTGGTTGATCCGATTGGAGAAATTACAGACCTGGCTTATCGCCCGACCGGTATTCAGATTGGTAAAATGCGCGTGCCGCTGGGCGTGGTCGGCATGATCTATGAATCCCGTCCAAACGTGACGCTTGAAGCTGCTTCACTGGCACTTAAGTCAGGCAATGCCATTATTTTACGTGGCGGTTCAGAAGCGATGGAATCCAACAGAGCCATTGCTGAAGCTGTTCAGCATGGACTGAAAGTTGCAGGACTTCCAGAAAGCTGCGTACAGGTGATCAATACCACTGACCGTGCTGCGGTAGGACAGCTGATTACACTGTCTGAATTTGTGGATGTGATTGTTCCGCGTGGTGGTAAAGGCTTAATTGAACGTATTACCAATGAAGCAACCATTCCAGTTATCAAACACCTAGATGGGAACTGTCATGTGTATGTGGAAGCTCAGGCAGATCTGCATAAAGCTTTGCCGATTGCACTGAATGCAAAAACACATCGCTATGGTGTCTGTAATGCCATGGAGACCCTGCTGGTGGATGAAAAGATTGCTGAAGATTTTCTGCCACGTGTTGCAGAGCTGTATGCTGAAAAACAGGTTGAACTTCGTGGTGATGCTGCAACCCGCCAGATTCTGGGCAGTACAGTAAAAACAGCAACAGAGGAAGACTGGTATGAAGAATACCTGGGCCCTGTACTTGCAGTGAAAGTTGTTTCAGGTATTGAAGAAGCAATTCAGCACATCAACAAGTATGGCTCACATCATACCGATGCCATTATTACTGAAAATTTCAGTCTGGCACGCCAGTTCCTGACCCGTGTTGACTCAAGCTCTGTAATGGTCAATGCATCAACCCGTTTTGCAGATGGTTTTGAATACGGCTTAGGTGCTGAAATCGGTATCTCTACAGATAAAATTCATGCCCGTGGTCCTGTTGGACTGGAAGGTCTGACTTCACAGAAATGGATTGTTTTAGGTGATGGTCAGATCCGTCACTAA